A window from Podospora bellae-mahoneyi strain CBS 112042 chromosome 1 map unlocalized CBS112042p_1, whole genome shotgun sequence encodes these proteins:
- the MET3 gene encoding Sulfate adenylyltransferase (EggNog:ENOG503NUAT; COG:H), whose protein sequence is MANTPHGGVLKDLIARDAPRHAELSAEAETLPALLLSERQLCDLELILTGGFSPLEGFMTEKDYNGVVKDNRLADGALFSMPITLDVDQATIDEVKIAPGARITLRDFRDDRNLAILTVEDVYKPNKELEAKEVFGGDEEHPAIQYLYNTAKEFYVGGKLEAINKLQHYDFVELRYTPAELRAHFDKLGWAKVVAFQTRNPMHRAHRELTVRAARSHHANVLIHPVVGLTKPGDIDHFTRVRVYKALLPRYPNGMAVLGLLPLAMRMGGPREAIWHAIIRKNHGATHFIVGRDHAGPGKNSKGVDFYGPYDAQYAVEKYRDELGIEVVPFQMMTYLPDSDEYAPVDQIPKGVRTLNISGTELRSRLRSGREIPEWFSYPEVVKVLRESHPPRSQQGFTVFLTGYQNSGKDQIARALQVTLNQQGGRSVSLLLGETVRSELSSELGFSREDRDKNIARIAFVASELTRSGAAVIAAPIAPFEQARKHARELVEKYGDFYLVHVATPLEYCEKTDKRGIYAKARAGEIKGFTGVDDPYEAPEKADLVVDLQKQSVRGIVHQIILQLEGAGLLDRF, encoded by the exons ATGGCCAACACACCCCACGGCGGCGTCCTCAAGGACCTCATCGCCCGCGATGCCCCCAGACACGCCGAGCTCtcggccgaggccgagacgCTCCCcgcgctgctgctgagcgAGAGGCAGTTGTGCGATTTGGAGTTGATCTTGACGGGTGGTTTCTCTCCTCTTGAGG GCTTCATGACCGAGAAAGACTACAATGGCGTCGTAAAAGACAACCGTCTGGCCGACGGCGCGCTGTTCTCCATGCCGATCACTCTTGATGTTGACCAAGCGACGATTGACGAGGTCAAGATTGCGCCCGGGGCGCGGATCACGCTGCGGGATTTCAGAGATGATAGGAACTTGGCCATCTtgacggtggaggatgttTACAAGCCTAATAA GGAGCTCGAGGCTAAGGAGGTTTTcggcggtgatgaggagcaTCCTGCTATTCAGTACCTTTACAACACCGCCAAGGAGTTTTATGTCGGTGGCAAGCTTGAGGCTATCAACAAGCTGCAGCATTATGATTTTGTCGAGTTGAGAT ACACTCCTGCTGAGCTCCGCGCTCACTTCGACAAGCTCGGCTGGGCCAAGGTTGTCGCTTTCCAGACCCGTAACCCGATGCACCGCGCCCACAGGGAACTCACCGTCCGCGCCGCCCGCTCTCACCACGCCAAcgtcctcatccaccccgtcGTTGGCCTCACCAAGCCCGGCGACATCGACCACTTCACCCGTGTCCGTGTCTACAAGGCCCTTCTCCCCAGATACCCCAACGGCATGGccgtcctcggcctcctccccctcgccatgCGCATGGGCGGCCCCCGCGAGGCCATCTGGCACGCCATCATCCGCAAGAACCACGGCGCCACGCACTTCATCGTCGGCCGTGACCACGCCGGCCCCGGCAAGAACTCCAAGGGGGTCGACTTCTACGGCCCCTACGACGCCCAGTACGCCGTCGAAAAGTACCGCGACGAGCTCGGCATCGAGGTCGTCCCCTTCCAGATGATGACCTACCTCCCCGACAGCGACGAGTACGCCCCCGTCGACCAGATCCCCAAGGGCGTCCGCACCCTCAACATCTCCGGCACCGAGCTCCGCTCCAGACTCCGCAGCGGAAGGGAAATCCCCGAGTGGTTCTCGTACCCCGAGGTCGTCAAGGTCCTCAGGGAGTCGCACCCTCCCCGTTCCCAGCAGGGTTTCACGGTCTTCCTTACCGGCTACCAAAACTCGGGCAAGGACCAGATTGCCCGCGCGCTGCAGGTGACTCTCAACCAGCAGGGTGGACGGTCTGtctcccttctcctcggcgaaACCGTCCGCTCCGAGCTCTCTTCCGAGCTCGGCTTCAGCAGGGAAGACCGCGACAAGAACATTGCCCGCATTGCCTTTGTCGCCTCCGAACTTACCAGGTCAGGCGCGGCCGTCATTGCTGCCCCCATCGCCCCCTTCGAGCAGGCTCGCAAGCACGCccgggagctggtggagaagtATGGTGACTTCTACCTCGTGCACGTCGCCACTCCGCTCGAGTACTGCGAGAAGACGGACAAGAGGGGGATCTACGCCAAGGCGAGGGCGGGCGAGATCAAGGGTTTCACTGGCGTGGATGACCCCTATGAGGCGCCCGAGAAGGCGGACTTGGTGGTTGATTTGCAGAAGCAGAGCGTTAGGGGGATTGTGCACCAGATTATTTTGCAACTGGAGGGCGCTGGGTTGTTGGATAGGTTTTAA
- a CDS encoding uncharacterized protein (EggNog:ENOG503P01F; COG:S), with product MPNRLVEQAQEVAKEDIDKYKALLNDAAKSRSYLYPIKGIFYFMSHRELWKPLASKLVPYLGLYASVIGPMFFFTYLPQLAIMVFVNGPLAVLTTILLVLNESAAVVSILSKSLLLQDALLDTFDGTLIAKNKTEIVASGREVNSRGDAIQKLGKALKKPFSKFSVKELVRYFMYLPLNFIPVVGTVAFIIIRGRARGNSVHDRYFQLKGWSASRKSEWLSKHKGPYTGFGTAATLLEMVPVASIVFSFTNTVGAALWAADIEGKDTEMTKATAPELREAAKKVE from the exons ATGCCCAACCGACTTGTTGAACAGGCCCAGGAGGTCGCGAAAGAGGACATCGACAAATACAAGGCCCTTCTGAACGATGCTGCCAAAAGCCGGTCTTACTTGTATCCCATCAAGGGGATTTTCTACTTCATGTCCCATCGCGAGCTGTGGAAGCCCCTGGCTTCGAAGCTGGTACCTTACCTCGGGCTCTATGCTTCAGTCATTGGACCCATGTTCTTCTTCACATATCTCCCTCAGTTGGCCATCATGGTCTTCGTGAACGGGCCTCTCGCTGTGCTCACAACtatccttcttgtcctcaacGAAAGCGCAGCCGTTGTCTCGATCCTCTCGAAAAGCTTGCTGCTCCAGGACGCGCTTCTGGACACATTCGACGGTACACTGATCGCGAAAAATAAGACAGAGATCGTTGCAAGTGGCAGAGAGGTCAACTCTCGGGGAGACGCTATTCAGAAACTGGGCAAGGCACTGAAGAAACCATTCAGCAAATTCAGCGTTAAGGAGCTGGTTCGATACTTCATGTACTTGCCTCTCAACTTTATTCCGGTTGTTGGAACAGTGGCCTTCATCATTATCCGCGGCCGGGCTCGTGGCAACTCTGTTCATGATCGG TACTTCCAACTCAAGGGATGGTCTGCATCCAGAAAGTCTGAGTGGCTCTCAAAGCATAAGGGCCCCTACACTGG TTTCGGAACTGCTGCCACCCTTCTCGAGATGGTTCCGGTGGCGTCCATCGTCTTCTCGTTCACCAACACAG TTGGCGCTGCTCTCTGGGCCGCTGATATCGAGGGCAAGGATACCGAGATGACCAAGGCCACAGCCCCCGAACTCCgggaggcggccaagaaaGTGGAGTGA